A section of the Amycolatopsis sp. AA4 genome encodes:
- a CDS encoding Imm7 family immunity protein, whose product MYKYHGWFDLAESPAEPPWGEEKFDELLAEVSERVAGSSFGSGEARIDVFNGMHVLTVNGMPNHRGQEGPDLLELLEYVARTLPGSHGLLYIWDEESAEPPGFSGYRVGVMARGELTFRFDPFLSPLQPVVEDP is encoded by the coding sequence ATGTACAAGTACCACGGCTGGTTCGATCTCGCGGAATCCCCGGCCGAGCCTCCTTGGGGCGAGGAGAAGTTCGACGAGCTGCTCGCGGAGGTCAGCGAGCGGGTGGCCGGTTCCTCTTTCGGTTCCGGCGAAGCGCGGATCGACGTGTTCAACGGCATGCACGTCCTGACGGTGAACGGCATGCCCAACCATCGCGGCCAGGAAGGGCCCGACCTGCTCGAACTTCTGGAGTACGTCGCGCGGACGCTTCCCGGCTCGCACGGCCTGCTCTACATCTGGGACGAGGAGTCGGCCGAACCGCCCGGATTCAGTGGCTACCGGGTCGGCGTCATGGCGCGGGGCGAGCTGACCTTCAGGTTCGACCCGTTCCTTTCGCCGCTCCAGCCGGTCGTCGAGGATCCCTGA
- a CDS encoding alpha/beta hydrolase has translation MRGAKRARTGALVAAIATALTGLAGTAAAAPASPAAQQAKPAEIARIAPVRWEDCTKDQLRGVPQDQLKLYSCSRYRVPIDHDDASLGSIDIALMKRAAKVPGQRIGSLFLNPGGPGGSGLRMPIAGERYFRPQVLDRFDLVGFDPRGVGASNPLRCFTTAEDADEVQGQMVAVPLSRKEISGTLAAYRDYGQFCRRNAGALLDHMSTRDVVRDLDQLRAAVGDKQLTYTGFSYGTLVGSTYAAMFPKQTRAIVIDGNVDPQLRTNDGVTYDLARAQGFEIALDGFLKRCAQAGDKCAFSAGDPRAKFDELREHVRTDPITLPDGTKVDIGTLTSAVSSALYKPAQFGELAEGLQQAYSALHPSLQAQSARKGTLSAGHGGLLDLAPDSPYTGDDSYFAVNCADKPMRIRQEQVPAIAGKADRESPTFGRYQVFSDIAACPVWPAAKTSDPYRGPWRANTATPVLVVSNFYDPATRYRFGQRMAEELGNSRLLSVDAFGHCVLGSSRGVDDAAAAYLIDLKVPADGQVFQPDRQPFTPPANG, from the coding sequence GTGCGCGGAGCGAAAAGAGCACGAACCGGAGCACTGGTCGCGGCGATCGCGACCGCGTTGACCGGGCTGGCGGGCACTGCTGCGGCAGCGCCCGCCAGCCCGGCGGCGCAGCAGGCCAAACCCGCGGAGATCGCGCGCATCGCGCCGGTCCGGTGGGAGGACTGCACGAAAGACCAGCTGCGCGGGGTCCCGCAAGACCAGCTGAAGCTGTACAGCTGCTCGCGGTACCGCGTGCCGATCGACCACGACGACGCGTCGCTCGGCAGCATCGACATCGCGCTGATGAAGCGCGCCGCCAAGGTTCCCGGCCAGCGGATCGGGTCGCTCTTCCTCAACCCGGGCGGGCCGGGCGGCTCGGGGCTGCGGATGCCGATCGCGGGCGAGCGGTATTTCCGCCCGCAGGTGCTCGACCGCTTCGACCTCGTCGGCTTCGACCCGCGCGGCGTCGGGGCGAGCAATCCGCTGCGCTGCTTCACCACCGCCGAGGACGCCGACGAAGTCCAGGGCCAGATGGTCGCGGTTCCGTTGTCGCGCAAGGAGATCTCCGGCACGCTCGCCGCGTACCGCGACTACGGCCAGTTCTGCCGCCGCAACGCGGGCGCGCTGCTCGACCACATGTCCACCCGCGACGTCGTACGCGACCTCGACCAGTTGCGCGCCGCCGTCGGCGACAAGCAGCTGACCTACACCGGGTTCTCCTACGGCACGCTCGTCGGCTCCACCTACGCCGCGATGTTCCCGAAGCAGACGCGGGCGATCGTGATCGACGGGAACGTCGACCCGCAGCTGCGCACCAACGACGGCGTCACCTACGACCTCGCAAGGGCGCAGGGCTTCGAGATCGCGCTCGACGGTTTCCTCAAGCGCTGTGCCCAGGCCGGCGACAAATGCGCGTTCAGCGCGGGCGACCCGCGGGCGAAGTTCGACGAACTGCGCGAGCACGTGCGCACCGACCCGATCACGCTGCCCGACGGCACGAAGGTCGACATCGGCACGCTGACCAGCGCGGTGTCGAGCGCGCTGTACAAACCGGCCCAGTTCGGCGAACTGGCGGAGGGCTTGCAGCAGGCGTACTCGGCGCTGCACCCGTCGCTGCAGGCGCAGTCCGCGCGCAAGGGAACCCTTTCCGCAGGGCACGGCGGTCTGCTCGACCTCGCCCCGGACAGCCCGTACACCGGCGACGACTCGTACTTCGCGGTGAACTGCGCGGACAAGCCGATGCGGATCCGGCAGGAGCAGGTGCCCGCCATCGCGGGGAAAGCGGACCGGGAATCGCCGACGTTCGGCCGCTACCAGGTCTTCTCCGACATCGCCGCGTGCCCGGTGTGGCCGGCCGCGAAGACGTCCGACCCGTACCGCGGGCCGTGGCGCGCGAACACCGCGACGCCGGTGCTCGTGGTCAGCAACTTCTACGACCCGGCCACCCGGTACCGCTTCGGCCAGCGGATGGCCGAGGAGCTGGGCAACTCGCGGCTGCTGTCGGTCGACGCGTTCGGCCACTGCGTCCTCGGCAGCTCGCGGGGCGTGGACGACGCGGCCGCCGCGTACCTGATCGACCTCAAGGTGCCCGCCGACGGCCAGGTGTTCCAGCCGGACCGGCAGCCGTTCACGCCGCCCGCGAACGGCTGA
- a CDS encoding EfeM/EfeO family lipoprotein, with amino-acid sequence MRRWAGGFGAAAVLAGTAALAGCSGSPAQPGPIEVSRAACGDGWTAPPAGPQTLQVRNNAAVTMEIELVDPATGTVFGELDGVGPGTTRALPVNFGNGAYALRCAPEDGTPFIGPTVQVTGGTDRPGPAVVPVTNADLLGPLKQYHAYVADGLGTLTGQTAALAQAVRSGDRGAAQQAWLTAHLTYERLGAAYHAFGDSDKAINGTTAGLPDGAADPGFTGFHRLENGLWHNEALPALSPIADQLDQAVQKLRTSFADAQIDQNDLGLRAHEIMENTLQFELTGRTDYGSGSNLATARANLTGTRAVLDVLRPLLTTRFPGLKDLDAWIARTDHDLQTVAGKPLSALDRKQRQRINADVSELTERLAPVAAIAEPRRVS; translated from the coding sequence GTGCGGCGCTGGGCGGGCGGGTTCGGCGCGGCCGCGGTCCTCGCCGGGACCGCGGCGCTCGCCGGCTGTTCCGGCTCGCCCGCCCAGCCCGGTCCGATCGAGGTTTCGCGCGCGGCCTGCGGCGACGGCTGGACCGCGCCGCCGGCCGGGCCGCAGACCCTCCAAGTGCGCAACAACGCAGCCGTCACGATGGAAATCGAACTCGTCGACCCGGCCACCGGTACGGTCTTCGGGGAACTGGACGGCGTCGGCCCAGGGACTACGCGCGCGTTGCCGGTGAACTTCGGCAACGGCGCGTACGCCCTGCGCTGCGCGCCCGAGGACGGCACGCCGTTCATCGGCCCGACCGTGCAGGTCACCGGCGGCACGGACCGCCCGGGACCGGCCGTGGTGCCGGTGACCAACGCGGATTTGCTCGGCCCGCTCAAGCAGTACCACGCCTATGTCGCCGACGGACTCGGCACGCTCACCGGCCAGACCGCCGCGCTGGCGCAAGCTGTCCGTTCGGGCGATCGCGGTGCGGCGCAACAAGCTTGGCTCACCGCGCACCTCACCTACGAACGGCTCGGCGCTGCCTACCACGCCTTCGGCGATTCGGACAAAGCCATCAACGGCACCACCGCCGGGCTGCCGGACGGAGCCGCCGATCCCGGCTTCACCGGCTTCCATCGCCTCGAGAACGGCTTGTGGCACAACGAAGCGCTGCCGGCGCTGAGCCCGATCGCCGATCAACTCGATCAGGCGGTCCAGAAGCTGCGCACATCGTTCGCCGACGCGCAGATCGACCAGAACGACCTCGGCCTGCGCGCGCACGAGATCATGGAGAACACCCTCCAGTTCGAACTGACCGGCCGCACCGACTACGGCAGCGGCTCGAACCTGGCGACCGCCCGCGCAAACCTCACCGGGACCCGTGCGGTGCTCGACGTCTTGCGCCCACTGCTGACCACGAGGTTCCCCGGCCTGAAAGACCTCGACGCCTGGATCGCGCGCACCGACCACGATCTCCAAACTGTCGCCGGGAAACCGCTCTCCGCCCTCGATCGAAAACAGCGGCAGCGAATCAACGCCGACGTCTCCGAGTTGACCGAACGCCTGGCCCCGGTCGCGGCGATCGCCGAGCCGAGGAGGGTCTCGTGA
- a CDS encoding Dyp-type peroxidase, which translates to MTLGRRAFLRGAAAAGAGAGLVGLSGSATAAGGAVPFHGPRQTAVLAEPARHSIVAAFDVVAENRAELAGLLKELTARARFLASGGAPASVGITGPPADSGVLGPEVPKGELSVLVGAGASLFDDRYGLAARKPPKLKQMPTFPDDALDPQWCHGDLSLVLNAAEPDTVLHALRDIARATRGGMQLRWKIDGFSSPPRPSGTPRNLLGFKDGTANPGPSEADSLVWTDDGGSYQVIRLIRMLVEFWDRVSLSEQENMIGRRRDTGAPLDGAAEQDVPRYAEDPVGTVIPLTSHIRLANPRTPQTDGQRILRRAVNYDRGVDSNGNLDLGLVFTCYQRDLKQQFEAVQKRLAGEPLIDYVSPFGGGYFHLFPGVTDPADHYGRAMLG; encoded by the coding sequence GTGACCCTGGGACGGCGCGCGTTCCTGCGCGGAGCGGCGGCCGCCGGAGCGGGCGCGGGTCTGGTCGGGCTGTCCGGAAGCGCGACGGCGGCCGGGGGAGCGGTGCCGTTCCACGGTCCCCGCCAGACGGCCGTGCTGGCGGAACCAGCGAGACATTCGATCGTCGCCGCGTTCGACGTCGTCGCCGAGAACCGCGCCGAACTCGCCGGCCTGCTCAAGGAACTCACCGCTCGCGCGCGGTTCCTCGCCAGCGGCGGCGCGCCCGCGTCGGTCGGGATCACCGGGCCGCCCGCGGATTCCGGCGTGCTCGGCCCGGAGGTCCCGAAAGGCGAGCTGTCCGTGCTGGTCGGCGCGGGCGCCTCGCTGTTCGACGACCGGTACGGGCTCGCCGCGCGCAAACCGCCGAAGCTCAAGCAGATGCCGACGTTCCCGGACGACGCGCTCGATCCGCAGTGGTGCCACGGCGATCTGAGCCTCGTCCTCAACGCCGCCGAACCGGACACCGTGCTGCACGCGTTGCGCGACATCGCCCGCGCGACCCGGGGCGGGATGCAGCTGCGCTGGAAGATCGACGGGTTCAGCTCGCCGCCGCGTCCGTCCGGGACGCCGCGCAACCTGCTCGGGTTCAAGGACGGCACCGCGAACCCCGGACCGTCCGAAGCGGACAGTCTCGTGTGGACCGACGACGGCGGCAGCTACCAGGTCATCCGGCTGATCCGGATGCTGGTCGAGTTCTGGGACCGGGTGTCGCTGTCCGAGCAGGAGAACATGATCGGCCGCCGCCGCGACACCGGCGCGCCCCTCGACGGTGCGGCCGAACAGGACGTGCCGCGCTACGCCGAGGACCCGGTCGGCACGGTCATCCCGCTGACCAGCCACATCCGGCTCGCGAACCCGCGCACGCCGCAGACGGACGGACAGCGGATCCTGCGCCGCGCGGTCAACTACGACCGCGGCGTGGACTCCAACGGCAACCTCGACCTGGGCCTCGTCTTCACCTGTTACCAGCGCGATCTCAAGCAGCAGTTCGAGGCCGTGCAGAAGCGGCTCGCCGGGGAGCCGCTCATCGACTACGTCTCGCCGTTCGGGGGCGGGTATTTCCACCTGTTCCCGGGCGTGACGGATCCGGCCGACCACTACGGCCGGGCGATGCTGGGCTGA
- a CDS encoding phospholipase C, which yields MKRTRKRATAAAALAATAALAAACASSSASPSAPARAIAAETFATSTPIKHVVVIFGENISFDHYFGTYPNATNENGTPFHAAPGTPKVNGLTPELLQHNPNAYNPKRLSPDQALTCDQAHDYKKEQAAFNGGKMDKFVEYTEKDKCTGQPVLFGEPGLVMNYFDGNTVTAMWNYAQHYALNDNSFNTVFGPSSPGAINLISGQTHGLQPVDSVTGEPKVDPRTAASPDARGVGTMITDPDPAFDDCSDKNHTAKDNLGEFRGRNVGDLLNARGVTWGWFQGGFRPTGEANGYAVCGAKHANVGGQASVDYSPHHEPFQYYRSTANRKHLPPSSLAAVGQQDQANHQYDVRDFNDALAAGTMPAVSFLKAPEYQDGHAGYSDPLDEQAFVAEEINRIQASPQWKNTAIVLAYDDSDGWYDHVPARVVNGSHDLAQDASICTAEPVKLGGFADRCGYGPRLPLLVISPFSRVNYVDHTVTDQTSVLRFIEDNWHLGRVGGGSFDVMAGSLSGMFDFSRAGAGVVRVDPQTGAVVG from the coding sequence GTGAAGCGGACCAGGAAGCGGGCCACCGCGGCGGCCGCGCTGGCGGCGACCGCGGCGCTGGCCGCGGCGTGCGCGAGCAGTTCGGCGTCGCCCTCGGCCCCGGCGCGCGCGATCGCCGCCGAGACGTTCGCGACGTCGACGCCGATCAAGCACGTCGTGGTGATCTTCGGCGAGAACATCTCCTTCGACCACTACTTCGGCACCTATCCGAACGCCACCAACGAAAACGGCACCCCGTTCCACGCCGCGCCCGGCACCCCGAAGGTCAACGGCCTCACTCCCGAGCTGCTGCAGCACAACCCGAACGCCTACAACCCGAAGCGGCTGAGCCCGGACCAGGCGCTCACTTGCGACCAGGCGCACGACTACAAGAAGGAACAGGCCGCGTTCAACGGCGGCAAGATGGACAAGTTCGTCGAGTACACCGAGAAGGACAAGTGCACCGGGCAGCCCGTGCTGTTCGGCGAGCCGGGTCTGGTGATGAACTACTTCGACGGCAACACTGTTACCGCGATGTGGAATTACGCGCAGCATTACGCGTTGAATGACAATTCCTTCAATACGGTTTTCGGGCCGTCCAGTCCTGGTGCGATCAATCTGATTTCCGGTCAGACGCATGGGTTGCAGCCGGTGGATTCGGTTACCGGCGAGCCTAAGGTGGATCCGCGTACGGCGGCTTCGCCGGATGCCCGTGGCGTGGGGACCATGATCACGGATCCGGACCCGGCGTTCGACGACTGTTCGGACAAGAATCACACCGCTAAGGACAATCTCGGGGAGTTCCGGGGGCGGAATGTCGGTGATTTGCTGAATGCGCGTGGGGTTACCTGGGGGTGGTTCCAAGGGGGGTTCCGGCCTACTGGTGAGGCTAACGGGTATGCCGTTTGCGGGGCCAAGCATGCGAATGTGGGCGGGCAGGCTTCGGTTGATTACAGTCCGCATCACGAGCCGTTCCAGTATTACCGGTCTACTGCTAATCGGAAGCATCTGCCGCCGTCGTCGTTGGCTGCGGTGGGGCAGCAGGATCAGGCTAATCATCAGTATGATGTTCGGGACTTCAATGACGCGCTTGCGGCGGGGACTATGCCTGCGGTGAGTTTTCTGAAGGCTCCGGAGTATCAGGACGGGCATGCCGGGTACTCGGATCCGTTGGACGAGCAGGCGTTCGTGGCTGAGGAGATTAATCGGATCCAGGCTTCGCCGCAGTGGAAGAATACGGCGATTGTGTTGGCTTATGACGATTCCGACGGTTGGTATGATCATGTTCCGGCCCGGGTGGTGAACGGGTCGCATGATTTGGCGCAGGATGCTTCGATTTGTACGGCTGAGCCGGTTAAGTTGGGTGGGTTTGCGGATCGGTGTGGGTATGGGCCGCGACTGCCGTTGTTGGTGATTTCTCCGTTCAGTCGGGTTAATTATGTTGATCACACCGTGACGGATCAGACTTCGGTGTTGCGGTTTATCGAGGACAACTGGCATTTGGGGCGGGTTGGCGGCGGGTCGTTCGATGTGATGGCTGGGTCGTTGTCGGGGATGTTCGACTTTTCGCGTGCGGGGGCGGGGGTGGTGAGGGTGGATCCTCAAACTGGTGCGGTTGTTGGGTAG
- a CDS encoding IS3 family transposase: MKTQAVAALKADYPLPVLLAVAGLARSTFFYHQARPDRPDPHAGLKAAIAEAFEAARGRYGHRRIHTVLARAGWRVAKKTVLALMNALGLVCQVRRPRRRRSWPGRPGTAAENLLNREFGAEAPDTKWVTDVTEFRIGDRKVYLSPVIDLFDRSVIAYACGPSPTLELTNSSLRAAIATLPAGARPLVHSDQGFQYRHASWRSLLADAGLTQSMSRRATCLDNAVAENFFGHLKEELFHHTKFDTVDTFITALHDYIDWYNTTRISTTLQGLSPAEYRAQTLAA; the protein is encoded by the coding sequence GTGAAAACCCAGGCCGTCGCCGCCCTCAAGGCCGACTATCCGCTGCCGGTGCTGCTGGCGGTCGCGGGCCTGGCCCGGTCGACGTTCTTCTACCACCAGGCCCGGCCCGACCGGCCCGACCCGCACGCCGGGCTCAAGGCCGCGATCGCCGAGGCGTTCGAGGCCGCCCGCGGCCGCTACGGGCACCGGCGGATCCACACGGTCCTGGCCCGCGCCGGCTGGCGGGTGGCGAAGAAAACCGTGCTCGCGCTGATGAACGCCCTCGGCCTGGTCTGCCAGGTCCGGCGGCCGCGCCGGCGCCGGTCCTGGCCCGGCCGGCCCGGCACGGCCGCCGAGAACCTGCTCAACCGCGAGTTCGGCGCCGAGGCCCCGGACACCAAATGGGTCACCGACGTGACCGAGTTCCGCATCGGCGACCGCAAGGTCTACCTCTCGCCCGTGATCGACCTGTTCGACCGGTCCGTGATCGCCTACGCCTGCGGGCCGTCCCCGACGCTGGAGCTGACGAACTCCTCGCTGCGCGCCGCGATCGCGACCCTGCCCGCCGGAGCCCGCCCGCTGGTGCACTCCGACCAGGGCTTCCAGTACCGGCACGCCTCCTGGCGCTCCCTGCTCGCCGACGCCGGCCTGACCCAGTCGATGTCCCGGCGAGCCACCTGCCTGGACAACGCCGTCGCCGAGAACTTCTTCGGCCACCTCAAAGAAGAACTCTTCCACCACACCAAGTTCGACACCGTCGACACGTTCATCACGGCACTGCACGACTACATCGACTGGTACAACACCACCCGCATCTCCACCACGCTCCAAGGCCTGAGCCCGGCCGAATACCGGGCCCAGACCCTCGCCGCCTAA
- a CDS encoding helix-turn-helix domain-containing protein, producing the protein MDKPGRRSFAFEFKLEVVRRYVGGEATAAELAREHGLSSPKLVENWARAYRREGEDALRPKPKGRPPGVADSPGPGELERLRAENLRLSAENAYLKKLRALREQGRG; encoded by the coding sequence ATGGACAAGCCAGGCAGGCGGTCGTTCGCGTTCGAGTTCAAGCTGGAGGTCGTGCGCCGGTATGTCGGCGGCGAGGCGACCGCGGCCGAGCTGGCGCGCGAGCACGGGCTGTCCTCGCCCAAACTCGTGGAGAACTGGGCGCGGGCGTATCGGCGCGAGGGAGAGGACGCGTTGCGGCCCAAGCCGAAAGGCCGTCCGCCCGGTGTCGCGGACTCGCCGGGTCCCGGCGAGCTGGAGCGGTTGCGGGCGGAGAACCTGCGGCTGTCGGCGGAGAACGCCTACCTAAAAAAATTGCGGGCCTTGAGGGAGCAGGGGCGAGGGTGA
- the acnA gene encoding aconitate hydratase AcnA — translation MTAPSKDSFGAKDTLQVEENSYEIFRLDKVEGSARLPYSLKILLENLLRTEDGANITADHIRALGGWDPNADPSTEIQFTPARVIMQDFTGVPCVVDLATMREAVTDLGGDPDKVNPLAPAEMVIDHSVIIDVFGRADAFERNVEIEYERNRERYQFLRWGQGAFDEFKVVPPGTGIVHQVNIEHLARTVMARNGQAYPDSCVGTDSHTTMVNGLGVLGWGVGGIEAEAAMLGQPVSMLIPRVVGFKLTGEIPAGVTATDVVLTITEMLRRHGVVGKFVEFYGESVAQVPLANRATIGNMSPEFGSTAAIFPIDEETVRYLKLTGRSAEQVALVEAYAKEQGLWHDPSHEAQYSEYLELDLSTVVPSIAGPKRPQDRIELSDAKSSFRKSVHDYVEGEQPTPHTNVDEKVEESFPASDAPALSFQDETAVPVQSAANGATGRPSKPVKVSSADRGEFVLDHGAVVIASITSCTNTSNPSVMLGAALLARNAVDKGLSVKPWVKTSMAPGSQVVTDYYEKAGLWPYLEKLGYHLVGYGCTTCIGNSGPLPEEVSAAVQENDLTVVSVLSGNRNFEGRINPDVKMNYLASPPLVIAYALAGTMDFDFENQPLGQDSEGNDVFLKDIWPSPQEIQETIDSAITQEMFSKDYADVFDGGERWKSLPTPTGKTFDWDAESTYVRKPPYFDGMTAEPAPVRDISGARVLAKLGDSVTTDHISPAGAIKADTPAGRYLTEHGIERKDFNSYGSRRGNHEVMIRGTFANIRLRNQLLDDVQGGYTRDFTQEGGPQAFIYDAAQNYAAAGTPLVVLGGKEYGSGSSRDWAAKGTSLLGVRAVITESFERIHRSNLIGMGVIPLQFPEGESASSLKLDGTETFDIEGITKLNEGETPRTVHVTATKEDGSKVEFDAVVRIDTPGEADYYRNGGILQYVLRKMTQS, via the coding sequence GTGACTGCACCTAGCAAGGACAGCTTCGGCGCCAAGGACACCTTGCAGGTGGAAGAGAACTCGTACGAGATCTTCCGCCTGGACAAGGTCGAAGGCTCCGCGCGGCTGCCCTACAGCCTGAAGATCCTCCTCGAGAACCTGCTGCGCACCGAGGACGGCGCGAACATCACCGCCGACCACATCCGCGCGCTCGGCGGCTGGGATCCGAACGCGGACCCGTCGACCGAGATCCAGTTCACGCCCGCCCGGGTGATCATGCAGGACTTCACCGGCGTGCCCTGCGTGGTCGACCTGGCCACCATGCGCGAGGCCGTGACCGACCTCGGCGGCGACCCGGACAAGGTCAACCCGCTCGCTCCGGCCGAGATGGTCATCGACCACTCGGTGATCATCGACGTGTTCGGCCGCGCGGACGCCTTCGAGCGCAACGTCGAGATCGAGTACGAGCGCAACCGCGAGCGCTACCAGTTCCTGCGCTGGGGCCAGGGCGCCTTCGACGAGTTCAAGGTCGTCCCGCCGGGCACCGGCATCGTGCACCAGGTCAACATCGAGCACCTGGCCCGCACCGTCATGGCGCGCAACGGCCAGGCCTACCCGGACTCCTGCGTCGGCACCGACTCGCACACCACCATGGTCAACGGCCTCGGCGTGCTGGGCTGGGGCGTCGGCGGCATCGAGGCCGAGGCGGCCATGCTCGGCCAGCCGGTCTCCATGCTGATCCCGCGCGTCGTCGGCTTCAAGCTGACCGGCGAGATCCCGGCCGGCGTGACCGCGACCGACGTCGTGCTCACGATCACCGAGATGCTGCGCCGCCACGGCGTGGTCGGCAAGTTCGTCGAGTTCTACGGCGAGAGCGTCGCCCAGGTACCGCTGGCCAACCGCGCCACCATCGGCAACATGAGCCCGGAGTTCGGCTCCACCGCGGCGATCTTCCCGATCGACGAGGAGACCGTCCGCTACCTCAAGCTGACCGGCCGCTCGGCCGAGCAGGTCGCGCTGGTCGAGGCGTACGCCAAGGAGCAGGGCCTCTGGCACGACCCGTCGCACGAGGCGCAGTACTCCGAGTACCTCGAGCTGGACCTGTCGACGGTCGTCCCGTCGATCGCCGGCCCGAAGCGCCCGCAGGACCGCATCGAGCTGTCCGACGCGAAGTCCTCGTTCCGCAAGTCGGTGCACGACTACGTGGAGGGCGAGCAGCCCACCCCGCACACCAACGTCGACGAGAAGGTCGAGGAGAGCTTCCCGGCCTCCGACGCGCCCGCGCTGTCGTTCCAGGACGAGACCGCCGTGCCGGTGCAGTCCGCGGCCAACGGGGCCACCGGGCGGCCGAGCAAGCCGGTCAAGGTGTCCAGCGCCGACCGCGGCGAGTTCGTGCTCGACCACGGCGCCGTCGTGATCGCCTCGATCACCTCGTGCACCAACACCTCCAACCCGTCGGTCATGCTCGGCGCGGCGCTGCTCGCGCGCAACGCGGTCGACAAGGGCCTGTCGGTCAAGCCGTGGGTCAAGACGTCGATGGCTCCCGGCTCGCAGGTCGTCACCGACTACTACGAGAAGGCCGGTCTCTGGCCGTACCTCGAGAAGCTCGGCTACCACCTGGTCGGCTACGGCTGCACCACCTGCATCGGCAACTCGGGCCCGCTGCCCGAGGAGGTCTCGGCCGCGGTGCAGGAGAACGACCTGACCGTCGTGTCGGTGCTGTCGGGCAACCGGAACTTCGAGGGCCGGATCAACCCGGACGTCAAGATGAACTACCTGGCGTCGCCGCCGCTGGTCATCGCGTACGCGCTGGCCGGGACGATGGACTTCGACTTCGAGAACCAGCCGCTGGGCCAGGACTCCGAAGGCAACGACGTGTTCCTCAAGGACATCTGGCCGTCGCCGCAGGAGATCCAGGAGACCATCGACTCCGCGATCACGCAGGAGATGTTCTCGAAGGACTACGCGGACGTGTTCGACGGCGGCGAGCGCTGGAAGTCGCTCCCGACGCCGACCGGCAAGACCTTCGACTGGGACGCCGAGTCCACCTACGTCCGGAAGCCCCCGTACTTCGACGGCATGACCGCCGAACCGGCTCCGGTGCGGGACATCTCGGGCGCCCGGGTGCTGGCGAAGCTGGGCGACTCGGTCACCACCGACCACATCTCCCCCGCCGGCGCGATCAAGGCCGACACCCCGGCCGGCCGCTACCTGACCGAGCACGGCATCGAGCGCAAGGACTTCAACTCCTACGGCTCGCGCCGCGGCAACCACGAGGTCATGATCCGCGGGACCTTCGCGAACATCCGGCTGCGCAACCAGCTGCTGGACGACGTGCAGGGCGGCTACACCCGCGACTTCACCCAGGAGGGCGGCCCGCAGGCCTTCATCTACGACGCGGCCCAGAACTACGCCGCGGCGGGCACCCCGCTGGTCGTGCTGGGCGGCAAGGAGTACGGCTCCGGTTCGTCCCGCGACTGGGCGGCCAAGGGCACCAGCCTGCTGGGCGTGCGCGCGGTGATCACCGAGTCGTTCGAGCGCATCCACCGCTCGAACCTGATCGGCATGGGCGTCATCCCGCTGCAGTTCCCGGAGGGCGAGTCGGCGTCGTCGCTGAAACTGGACGGGACCGAGACGTTCGACATCGAGGGCATCACGAAGCTGAACGAGGGCGAAACCCCCCGCACGGTCCACGTGACGGCCACGAAGGAAGACGGCTCGAAGGTCGAGTTCGACGCGGTCGTCCGCATCGACACCCCCGGCGAGGCGGACTACTACCGCAACGGCGGCATCCTGCAGTACGTCCTGCGGAAGATGACCCAGTCCTGA